A segment of the bacterium genome:
CCCCCATCTGCCGCCGGATCTCGCCCTGCCGGCGCAGCACGTAGGCCGAGGGACGGCCGGCGTTCATCCGCCGCGGGTTGGGCAGCACGGCCGCCAGGCGCGCGGCGCGGTCGCGGTCGACCTGGTCGGCGCCGACGTCGAAGTGGCGGCGGCAGGCCGCCTCGGCGCCGAAGATGCCGTCGCCCCACTCCGCGATGTTCAGGTAGACCTCCAGGATGCGCGTCTTGGGCCACAGCAGCTCCAGCCAGAACGTGAACCACGATTCCAGCCCCTTGC
Coding sequences within it:
- a CDS encoding transglycosylase domain-containing protein, which encodes KGLESWFTFWLELLWPKTRILEVYLNIAEWGDGIFGAEAACRRHFDVGADQVDRDRAARLAAVLPNPRRMNAGRPSAYVLRRQGEIRRQMGGIDGSEFTAPLKRW